GATCGTCCAGCGACCGGATCATCTCCGCCGACACCCCGGCCCGGGCAAAGCTCTGCCGATAGAAAGGGACCGTCGCCTGCACCCGGGCCACGGTCTGCTGCAGGCGTTTCAGCTGCAGCGACTCGATCGCTTCCCGTGGCAGGGTTTCGAATTCGTCATTCCAGATCATGATTCCCGCTCCTTGCCAACGATGAACATGAAGGGATTCAGCATGCGCGACCGAGCTCGAAGGCCCGCAGGTTCAGTTCCCGGAATTTCTCTGGAACCATGTGGGTGATCGCCTGCCGCCAGATCGCCTCGTCCAGTTCCAGACGCCGGGAGAGAGCGCCGAGCAGAACCGTGTTGGCGGCTCGCTCGCTGCCGGCCTTGGTGGCCAGGGAGGCGGCGTCGACGATGGTGGTGTCGGCAAAGGCTTCGCTGATTCTCTCTGCTATTGCGTCCGGATATTCCTGCAGACCGAGATTGACGCCGGGCGGCAGAATCCGCAGGTCGTTGACTATCACGCGGCCGTCCGGGCGCAGAAAGTGCAGATGGCGATAGGTCTCGAGCAGCTCGAAACCGAACAGGATGTCCCCCTCCCCCTCGGGAATGATGGGGGAATAGACCCTGGAACCGAACCGGACATGGGAAACGACGCTGCCGCCGCGCTGCGCCATGCCGTGCACCTCGGCCTTCTTCACGTCATGGCCGGCGAGCATCAGGGCTTCGGACAGGATTTCGCTGGCCAGCAGAATCCCCTGCCCGCCGACGCCGACCAGGTAGATATTGGTAATGGTCTCAACCATGGCTTACTCCAAACGCCTCGAATTTGCACATCTGTTCGCAGACCGCACAGCCGACGCAGATCAGGCTGTCGATGCGCGCCTGCCCCTTTTCGCCGGCGGTCGCGTCCCACTGGATTGCCGGGCAGCCGAGTTTGAGACAGGCCCGGCAGCCGACGCATTTGTCGGGATCGACGTGCAGCGGCGGCCGCAACGCCACCTTCTGCCGCTTCATCAGCATGCAGGGACGCCGGGTGATGATGACCGACACCTGCTCTCTCGCCATCTCCTCCTGCAGGGTCTTCCGTGTCAGTTCAAGATCATAGGGATCGATGACGCGGACATGCTCGATGCCGAGGGAACGGCAGAGCTGTTCCAGGTCGACGGCGGGCACGTCCTCGCCCTTCAGGGTGAAGCCGGAGCCCGGATTGTCCTGCCTGCCGGTCATGGCGGTGATCCGGTTGTCGAGAATGACCACGGTGCCGGCGCCGCCGTTGTAGACCATCTCCATCAGGCCGTTGACGCCGGTGTGCAGGAAGGTCGAATCGCCGATGACGGCTACTACCTTCTTTCTTTCCTCGTCGGCAAGAACGCGCGACAGTCCGGCAGCGTTGCCGATGCTGGCCCCCATGCAGATGCAGGTATCCATCGCCGACAGGGGCGGCATGAAACCGAGAGTGTAGCAACCGATGTCGCCGGTGACATAGGCCTGCAGCCGGTTCAGGGCGAGAAAGACCCCGCGGTGAGGGCAGCCCGGGCACATGTTGGGCGGCCGGGGCGGAAGATTTTCCGCCTGTTTGGCAACCGGCGGCGCTTCGCCGTCGAGCAGGGCCTGCCGGATGCGGCCGGGGGTCAGTTCGCCGCACAGGGGCAGCCGGTCCTTGCCGCACACGTCGATGCCCATCGCCCGGACCTGCTCCTCGATGAAGGGGTCGAGCTCCTCGATGACGACAACCCGCTCGAACCTGGAGGCGAACTCGGCGATCAGCTTTTTCGGCAGCGGATGGACCATGCCGAGCTTCAGGATGCTGGCGTCGGGAAAGACCTCGCGGGCATAGTTGTAGGCCACGCCTGAGGTGATGATGGCGATATCGCCCTTCCCTTCCTCGATGCGGTTGAAATCCTGTGAGGCCGCCCATTCGGAC
This window of the Geothermobacter ehrlichii genome carries:
- a CDS encoding indolepyruvate oxidoreductase subunit beta, which produces MVETITNIYLVGVGGQGILLASEILSEALMLAGHDVKKAEVHGMAQRGGSVVSHVRFGSRVYSPIIPEGEGDILFGFELLETYRHLHFLRPDGRVIVNDLRILPPGVNLGLQEYPDAIAERISEAFADTTIVDAASLATKAGSERAANTVLLGALSRRLELDEAIWRQAITHMVPEKFRELNLRAFELGRAC
- the iorA gene encoding indolepyruvate ferredoxin oxidoreductase subunit alpha, yielding MKKELLSGNEAIARGAYEAGVRVASAYPGTPSTEILENIVRYPRIDASWAPNEKVALEVAIGASFGGARALVTMKHVGVNVAADPLFTLSYTGVRGGLVLVTADDPELHSSQNEQDNRHYARAAKLPMFEPADSQEALEMTRLAFEVSERFDTPVMLRTTTRISHSKSVVTVGEPLPELPATSIEKNPPKFVMLPGNARKRHLFVEERMRQLSEWAASQDFNRIEEGKGDIAIITSGVAYNYAREVFPDASILKLGMVHPLPKKLIAEFASRFERVVVIEELDPFIEEQVRAMGIDVCGKDRLPLCGELTPGRIRQALLDGEAPPVAKQAENLPPRPPNMCPGCPHRGVFLALNRLQAYVTGDIGCYTLGFMPPLSAMDTCICMGASIGNAAGLSRVLADEERKKVVAVIGDSTFLHTGVNGLMEMVYNGGAGTVVILDNRITAMTGRQDNPGSGFTLKGEDVPAVDLEQLCRSLGIEHVRVIDPYDLELTRKTLQEEMAREQVSVIITRRPCMLMKRQKVALRPPLHVDPDKCVGCRACLKLGCPAIQWDATAGEKGQARIDSLICVGCAVCEQMCKFEAFGVSHG